The Streptomyces sp. NBC_00440 genome contains a region encoding:
- a CDS encoding 2OG-Fe dioxygenase family protein, protein MPLTDQRFSIIDIPAVQPNVLASYDNCPVDEYMGNGTRYKRFSQYRMSFTESAGWGFELLPHRDYTTFKKFNNVAGGIRRGYLPIEVDFTPLIRAGAEGFPLDTKDEWQINVHQNRTRATGEKPGPLTPEGVHHDGHEFVMIAVLRRNNVGGGLTRLWEPGAEEPFWAGTLDAGQAVLLDDRALAHDVTDVLSADGGPGHRDILIVAFSRWSEKWYGDQHDEAALDDVPEPSGM, encoded by the coding sequence ATGCCCCTGACCGACCAGCGTTTCTCGATCATCGACATCCCGGCGGTCCAGCCGAATGTGCTGGCCAGCTATGACAACTGCCCGGTAGACGAGTACATGGGCAACGGCACCCGGTACAAACGGTTCTCGCAGTACCGCATGAGCTTCACGGAGAGTGCCGGTTGGGGTTTTGAACTCCTGCCGCACCGGGACTACACCACGTTCAAGAAGTTCAATAACGTCGCCGGTGGTATCCGCCGGGGATATCTGCCGATCGAGGTGGATTTCACGCCGCTCATCCGGGCCGGGGCCGAGGGGTTCCCCCTTGACACCAAGGACGAATGGCAGATCAACGTCCATCAGAACCGCACCCGGGCCACCGGTGAGAAGCCCGGCCCGCTGACGCCGGAGGGCGTGCACCACGACGGGCACGAATTCGTCATGATCGCCGTCCTGCGGCGCAACAACGTCGGGGGCGGTCTGACCCGGCTGTGGGAGCCCGGCGCGGAGGAGCCGTTCTGGGCCGGCACCCTGGATGCCGGTCAGGCTGTGCTGCTCGACGACCGGGCGCTCGCACACGACGTCACGGACGTGCTCTCCGCCGACGGCGGTCCCGGGCACCGCGACATCCTCATCGTCGCCTTCTCCCGCTGGAGCGAGAAGTGGTACGGCGACCAGCACGACGAGGCGGCCCTGGACGACGTGCCGGAGCCGTCGGGGATGTAG
- a CDS encoding iron-containing redox enzyme family protein, with product MSRIYHLITRIPDAETAEGSLAVHEVTRLLEQATLLGEDRQLDAALLEGLPSDPGEFLSWLKGQARQHRVFKHPYYTDFIRNHATAADVRTYMIQESVVDGRFDDLLALMQVGTSGAAKMEIASNFWDEMGNGKPEEVHTTLFNQIFDVFEVSETELEETLTATALLSGNLAVLLSRYRHRYPEAVGFLGMTEWLVPDRFVQVVSAWERLGLPDVGIVYHRLHITIDSQHAAGWFHNIVKPAAPSEYMRLGIARGALWRLNSSARYLDERLAEVPGRVAGEKAEDRVAAETTALVTG from the coding sequence TTGTCCCGTATCTACCACCTGATCACGCGTATCCCGGATGCGGAGACAGCAGAGGGCTCGCTCGCGGTCCATGAGGTGACCCGGCTGCTGGAGCAGGCGACGCTGCTCGGCGAGGACCGGCAGCTGGACGCCGCGCTCCTGGAGGGGCTGCCCTCCGACCCCGGTGAGTTCCTTTCCTGGCTCAAGGGACAGGCCAGGCAGCACCGCGTTTTCAAGCACCCGTACTACACGGACTTCATCCGCAACCACGCCACCGCGGCGGACGTGCGCACGTACATGATCCAGGAGTCCGTGGTCGACGGTCGGTTCGACGACCTGCTGGCTCTGATGCAGGTGGGCACCAGCGGTGCCGCGAAGATGGAGATCGCGTCCAACTTCTGGGACGAGATGGGGAATGGAAAGCCCGAAGAGGTCCACACCACTCTCTTCAACCAGATATTCGACGTGTTCGAGGTGTCCGAGACGGAGCTGGAGGAGACGCTGACCGCCACCGCACTCCTGAGCGGAAATCTCGCAGTGCTCCTCAGCCGGTACCGGCACCGGTATCCGGAGGCCGTCGGTTTCCTGGGCATGACGGAATGGCTGGTGCCGGACCGCTTCGTGCAGGTGGTGAGCGCGTGGGAACGACTCGGCCTGCCGGACGTGGGGATCGTCTACCACCGTCTGCACATCACCATCGACTCCCAGCACGCCGCGGGCTGGTTCCACAACATCGTGAAACCGGCCGCGCCGTCGGAGTACATGCGACTGGGAATCGCCCGCGGGGCGTTGTGGCGGCTCAACTCCTCGGCGCGCTATCTGGACGAACGGCTGGCCGAGGTGCCCGGACGGGTGGCCGGTGAGAAGGCGGAGGACCGCGTCGCCGCGGAGACCACCGCGCTCGTCACCGGATGA